GGAAGGAGCTTAACTTGAAAGATGGCTCAAGGATAAAGCTGAAGGTGATAAGATGAAGGAAAAGATCATGAGCATATTGGGCTTCGGAGGATTGGGGATGACTTTAAGCTTTTTCTTAATTGTTTTGCTTTACCCATCATACACTGCAATGGAAAAATTGATGCCTATTTACCTTGCTGGAATGCTTCTCGGTTGCATGTTAGGGATTTTCAAAGCTAAACTTAATGCTAGCGGTTATGCATTTATCTTAGGATTTTCAATAACGGCAATGCTTTATTTAATATGGCTTCACTTCCCATTCACAATGGCTTATTCATTTGCATTTTTGGCTTTAGTAGTCTTCGTTATGTGGATTGTTGAGTCAACTAGTACACTGGATATAGCCATTGTCCCATTTGCATACTTTGGAGGGTTTATTCTTGCAAGTCTAGTCTTCAGAAATGTCGAAATGCATAAGATTGAAGGTTCAATAATGAGTATTGTTTTAGTTGGGGTTGCGGGAGCTGGTGTTAGCTTGATCATGAGCCTCTTTAAAGCCTTTATGGAGACTGCCCAAGCATTTAGGAAGAAGATTTAAAAACAAAGAGGGAAACTTAATTTGGTGGTTGAGATGGTAATGAGATTGTCAAAACTTTATGGAAAGCAAATATACAACACCAAAGGATATTACGTTGGCTACGTTGATGAAGTTCTAATTGATATAGACAGAGGCTACGGAAAGGTTTTGGCCCTTGGGCTGCCAGGAGAAAAGGTTGGAATCCCCTATGATAGGGTTACAGCGATTGGCGACATAATACTGGTAAAGGCAAAAGAGGAGTGATTTCAGCTTTCTTTTACTCCTAATGCCTCTAAGAACTTTTCTGTTATTGCTTCTTCTGCCAGTTTAAGCAAGGAGCTTTTGTCCTTTGCCAGCTTAAATATTCCTAAACTAATTCTAGCTCCTCCTGATTGGGCATGACCTCCCCCGCTCCCAATCTCGCCAAAAGCTTCTTTGAGGACCTTT
This is a stretch of genomic DNA from Thermococcus sp. M39. It encodes these proteins:
- a CDS encoding PRC-barrel domain-containing protein, which gives rise to MVMRLSKLYGKQIYNTKGYYVGYVDEVLIDIDRGYGKVLALGLPGEKVGIPYDRVTAIGDIILVKAKEE